In the genome of Pseudomonas sp. Teo4, the window TACATCGTGCTGGGCGTGCTCTACGAGAGCTATATTCACCCGGTGACCATCCTATCGACCCTGCCGTCGGCGGCCGTAGGGGCCTTGCTGGCGCTGATCCTCAGCGGCAACGACCTAGGGATGATCGCCATCATCGGCATCATCCTGCTCATCGGTATCGTCAAGAAGAACGCGATCATGATGATCGACTTCGCCCTTGAAGCCGAACGCAACCAGGGCATGGCGCCGCGTGACGCGATCTACCAGGCGGCGCTGCTGCGCTTCCGGCCGATCCTGATGACCACCCTGGCGGCGCTGTTCGGTGCCGTACCCTTGATGCTTGCGACCGGCTCCGGCGCCGAATTGCGCCAGCCCTGGGCCTGGTGATGGTTGGCGGCCTGCTGGTCAGCCAGGTGCTGACGCTGTTCACCACGCCGGTCATCTACCTGTACTTCGACCGCCTGGCACGCCGCTGGCGCCCGGCCACTGACGCGAAGCAGGTCGAGGCATGAATCTGTCCGGACCTTTCATTCGCCGGCCGGTGGCGACCATGCTGCTGAGCCTGGCGATCATGCTGCTCGGTGGCGTCAGCTTCGGCCTGCTGCCGGTATCGCCACTGCCACAGATGGACTTCCCGGTCATCGTGGTGCAGGCCAACCTGTCCGGTGCCAGCCCCGAGGTCATGGCGGCTACCGTCGCCACGCCGCTGGAGCGCAAGCTGGGCACCATCGCCGGCGTCACCACGCTCACCAGTAGTTCGAACCAGGGCTCGACCCGGGTGATCATCGGCTTCGAGCAGGGCCGCGACATCGATGGCGCGGCGCGCGAAGTGCAGGCGGCGATCAACGCCACCCGCAACCTGTTGCCCAGTGGCATGCGCAGCATGCCCACCTACAAGAAGATCAACCCGTCGCAAGCGCCGATCATGGTGCTGTCGCTGACCTCGGATGTGCTGCAGAAAGGCCAGCTGTATGACCTGGCCGACACCATCCTGTCGCAGAGCCTGGCGCAGGTGAGCGGGGTAGGTGAGGTGCAGATCGGCGGCAGTTCGTTGCCGGCCGTGCGCATCGCGGTGGAGCCGCAACTGCTCAACCAGTACAGCCTGTCGTTGGACGAAGTGCGCACGGCAGTGGCCAATGCCAACCAGCGCCGACCCATGGGCTTCGTCGAGGATGCCGAACGCAACTGGCAGGTGCGGGCCAACGACCAGCTGGAAAAGGCCGCGGATTATGAGCCGATCGTGGTCCGGCAACAGAATGGCACCATTCTGCGCCTGTCCGACGTGGCAACCATCACCGATGGTGTGGAGAACCGCTACAACAGTGGCTTCTTCAACGACCAGAGCGCGGTGCTGCTGGTGGTCAACCGCCAGACCGGCGCCAACATCATCGAAACCGTCGACCAGATCAAGGCGCAACTGCCGGCCCTGGAGTCGCTGCTGCCAGCCAGCGTCAAGCTGAACGTGGCCATGGACCGTTCGCCGGTGATCAAGGCCACCCTCAAGGAGGCCGAGCACACCTTGCTGATTGCCGTGGTGCTGGTGATCCTGGTGGTCTACCTGTTCCTCGGCAGCCTGCGCGCTTCGCTGATTCCGACCCTGGCGGTGCCGGTGTCGCTGGTGGGCACCTTCGCGGTCATGTACCTGTGCGGGTTCTCACTCAACAACCTGTCGTTGATGGCGCTGATTCTGGCCACCGGCCTGGTGGTGGACGACGCCATCGTGGTGCTGGAGAACATCTCCCGGCATATCGAGGAGGGTGAGTCGCCGATGCGCGCCGCGTTCCTGGGCGCCAAGGAAGTGGGCTTCACCTTGCTGTCGATGAACGTCTCGCTGGTGGCGGTGTTCGTCTCGATCCTGTTCATGGGCGGCATCGTGCGTAACCTGTTCCTGGAGTTCTCGGTCACGTTGGCGGCGGCGATCATCGTCTCGCTGGTGGTTTCGCTGACCTTGACTCCGATGCTCTGCGCCCGCTGGCTCAAGGCGCAGCACAGCGAAAAGACCCGTCTGCAAGGCTGGAGCGATCAACTCCACCAGCGCATGGTCAATGTCTATGATCGCAGCCTGGGCTGGGCGCTGCGTCACAAGCGCCTGACCCTGATCAGCCTGCTGGTGACCATCGGCGTCAACATCGCCCTGTATGTGGTGGTGCCCAAGACCCTCATGCCGCAGCAGGATACAGGCCAGCTGATGGGCTTCATCCGCGGTGACGACGGCCTGTCGTTCAGCGTGATGCAGCCGAAGATGGAGATCTACCGGCGCGCCTTGCTGGCCGACCCCGCGGTACAGAGCGTTGCCGGGTTCATCGGCGGCAACAGCGGTACCAACAATGCCATGGTGCTGGTGCGCCTGAAGCCGATCAGCGAACGCAAGCTCAATGCCCAGCGGGTGATCGAGCGTTTGCGCAAGGAAATGCCCAAGGTGCCGGGTGGCCGGCTGTACCTGATGGCTGACCAGGACCTGCAGTTGGGCGGCGGTGGCCGCGACCAGACGTCGTCGCAGTACCTCTACACCTTGCAGAGCGGAGACCTGGCGGCGCTGCGCGCATGGTTCCCGAAAGTCGTCGCAGCCATGCGTGCACTGCCAGAACTGACCGCCATCGACGCCCGCGACGGCTCGGGCACCCAGCAGGTGACCCTGGTGGTCGACCGTGACCAGGCCAAGCGCCTGGGTATCGATATGGACATGATTACCACGGTGCTCAACAACGCCTACAGCCAGCGGCAGATCTCGACCATCTACGACAGCCTCAACCAGTACCAGGTGGTGCTGGAGATCAACCCGAAATACGCCTGGGACCCGACCACGCTGGAGCAGGTACAGGTCATTACCACCGATGGTGCCCGGTACCGCTGTCGACCATTGCCCGGTACGAGAACAGCCTGGCCAACGACCGGGTCAGCCATGAGGGGCAGTTCGCCTCTGAAGACATCGCCTTCGACGTCGCCGAAGGCTACAGCCCCGACCAGGCCATGAGCGCGGTGGAGCGGGCGGTGGCCAAGGTCGGCCTGCCCGAAGAGGTGATCGCCAAGCTCGGCGGTACCGCCGATGCCTTTGCCAAGACTCAGGAAGGCCAACCGCTGATGATCCTCGGCGCTCTGGTGCTGGTGTACCTGGTGCTGGGCATTCTGTATGAAAGTTACATTCACCCGCTGACCATTCTCTCGACCTTGCCCTCGGCCGGCGTAGGTGCCTTGCTGGCGCTGTACGCCACCGGCGGCGAGTTCAGCCTGATCTCGCTGCTGGGGTTGTTCCTGCTGATCGGGGTGGTGAAGAAGAACGCCATCCTGATGATCGACCTGGCCTTGCAACTTGAGCGCAACCAGGGCCTAACGCCGGAAGAGTCCATTCGCCGTGCCTGCCTGCTGCGTCTGCGGCCGATCCTGATGACCACTCTGGCGGCCATCCTGGGGGCTTTGCCGCTGCTGCTCAGCCGCGCTGAAGGCGCCGAAATGCGCCAGCCCCTGGGCCTGACCATCATCGGTGGCCTGGTATTCAGCCAGGTCCTGACCCTTTACACGACGCCGGTGGTCTACCTGTACCTCGACCGCCTGCGTCACCGTTTCAACCGTTGGCGCGGCGTGCGCACCGACGCCGCCCTGGAAACCCCGCTATGAACTTTGCCCAGACACCCCTTCACAGTGCCCTGCAATTGCTGACCCGTGGGCGGGCTCACGCCTGGTTGGCGCGGGGTTGTGCGCGGTGCTGCTCAGTGCCTGTACCTTGAGCCCCGACTACCACCGCCCTGAGCTGAGCACCCCGCCCAGTTCAAACAGGCAGAAGGTTGGACCCAGGCCAAGCCGTCCGATGCCATCGCCCGCGGGGCATGGTGGGAAATTTATGGCGATGCTGGGCTTAACGCGCTGGTCGAGGAACTCAACCGCAGCAACCAGACTGTCGCCCAGTCCGCAGCCCAGTACCGCCAGGCCCAGGCCCTGGTTCGTAGCAGCCGTGCTTCGCTGTTCCCAAGCCTTGACCTGAGCACCAGCAAGAACCGCTCGGCGCAAGGTACCGGCAGCAGCAGTTCGAGCCTGTCCAACAACAGCAGCGGCATCCGCAACACCTACAATGCGCAGCTCGGGGTGAGCTGGGAGATCGACCTGTGGGGCAAGCTGCGGGAAACCCTCAATGCCAACGAGGCCAGCGCTGAAGCCAGTCTTGCCGACTTGGCGGCGATCCGCCTGAGCCAGCAATCGGAACTGGTGCAGAACTATCTGCAACTGCGGGTCATCGACGAGCAGAAACGTCTGCTGGAAGCCACGGTGGCCGCCTATGAGCGGTCGTTGCGGATGAACGAAAACCAGTACCGCGCTGGCGTGGCCGGCCCCGATGCGGTGGCCCAGGCCCGTACCCAGCTCAAGAGTACCCAGGCCGACCTGATCGACCTGGCCTGGCAGCGCGCCCAATTCGAGAACGCCATCGCGGTGCTGATGGGCAAGGCCCCGGCCGAATTCAGTCTGGCGGACAGCAAGTCGATTCCGTCACTGCCGGACATTCCGGTATCGCTGCCCTCGCAATTGCTGGAGCGCCGCCCAGACATCGCTTCGGCCGAGCGCAATGTGATGGCGGCCAACGCCAATATCGGCGTGTCCCGCGCGGCGTACTTCCCCGACCTGTCCTTGAGCATGAGCGGTGGCTACTCCAGCAGCAGCTTCAGCAACTGGATCGAGCTGCCCAACCGCTACTGGTCGGTAGGGCCATCGCTGGCCATGACCCTGTTCGATGCTGGCAAGCGCAGCGCCGAAGTGGACCGCACCGTGGCCGTGTACGACCAGACCGTGGCGCAGTATCGGCAGACCGTGCTCGATGGCTTCAAGGAGGTCGAGAACTACCTGGTACAGCTCAAGGTGTACGCCGACGAAGCGGTGGTGCGCCAGGAGGCACTGGATGCCGCGCGGGAGTCGCTGCGCCTGACCGAGAACCAGTACCGCGCCGGGCTGATCGGTTACCTGGACGTGGTCAACGTGCAGACCACGGCGTTGAGCAACGAGCGCAGCGTACTCAACTTGCTGCAGGGGCGGTTGGTGGCGAGTGTGCAGTTGATTGCCGCGCTGGGCGGCGGCTGGAATGCCGATGAGGCGTTCGCCCAGCAGGAGTGACAGAGACCCCATCGCCGGCAAGCCGGCTCCCACAGATATTGCAGGGATCTTGAGAGCGGTGCGGTCCATGTGGGGGATACTGGCTTGTGTTGGCTGTACCGGCCCCATCGCCGGCAAGCCGGCTCCTACAGGTACTGCAATGATCTTGAGAGCGGTGCGGTCCATGTGGGAGCCGGCTTGCCGGCGATGAATGCACCGCGGATTTTGGATCCATTCTCACGCTCAAAAACCCCGTGCGTTTCGCCAACGCTTGAGTACAATTCTCAGTTTTTCGGGACATTCGTCCCGATGCTGGAACTCCCAATGCTGACCGGTAGCTACTCCTCCTCGCTGGTGCTGATTTCGCTGTGCGTGGCGATTCTGGCGTCCTACACCGCCCTTGACCTCACCGGACGCATCGCCACTGCGAAGGGGCGGGCAGTCCAACTGTGGATAGCCGGCGGGGCGCTGGCCATGGGTATCGGCATCTGGTCGATGCATTTCATCGGCATGTTGGCGTTCAGCCTGCCCATCCAGCTGGGTTATGACTTCGGCCTCACCGCCTTCTCACTGTTGATCGCAGTACTGTCCTCCGCATTTGCCCTGTGGCTGGTCAGCCAGCCGAGCCTGCCATGGCCGCAGCTGGGGTTCGGCGCATTGATCATGGGCGCAGGCATCAGCTGCATGCACTACACCGGCATGGGCGGCGCTGCGCATGCTCCCAGGCATCGATTACGACCCCACGCTGTTCGGCGCGTCCCTGATCATTGCCGTGAGCGCGTCGGCGGCGGCCTTGTGGATTGCCTTCAGGCTTCGCCAGCACACGCCGTATGTCCGGCACGTGCGTGGCCTGGCGGCGATCATCATGGGCTTTGCCATCGTTGGCATGCATTACACCGGCATGGCCGCCGCGAACTTCCCCGATGGCAGTTACTGCGGTGCGCTGGCCGAGGGCCTCAAGGGCGATGGCCTGGTCTACCTGGTGCTGATCACCACGCTGGCGGTGCTGTCGGTGGCCTTGCTCACGTCGGTGCTCGATGCCCGTCTTGAGGCGCGCACCGCCGAGCTTGCCCAGTCATTGACGCTGGCCAACCAGGAACTGATTCAGCTGGCCTTGCACGACACCCTGACTGGCCTGCCAAACCGAACGCTGCTTTCCGACCGTATCGAGCAGGCCATCAGCAAGGTGGCAGAGCAGGGTGGTTGTTTTGCGCTGATGTTCATCGACCTTGACGGCTTCAAACCCGTCAATGACGCCTTCGGTCACCATGTGGGCGATCAGTTGCTCAAGGAAGTGGCGACGCGACTGCGTGGCCATCTGCACAGCCAGGACACCCTGGCACGCATTGGCGGCGACGAGTTCGTGCTGCTGGTGGAGTTGCAAGAGCCAGACGATGCGATGGGCGTGGCGGTCAAGCAGGTCAACCTGATGTCGCGTCCCTTCCGTGTTGCCGAGCACGACCTGCAATTGTCGGCAAGCCTGGGAATCGTCCTTTACCCCGGCAACGGCCAGGACCAGCACGAACTGCTGCGCAATGCCGACGCCGCTATGTATCACGCCAAGAGCGCGGGCAAGAATGGCTACAGCTTCTTCGACGTGTCGATGAACAGCAATGCCCGCCAGCAACTGCAATTGCTTCAGGACCTGCGAATGGCCCTTGAGCAACGCCAGTTCCGCCTGCACTACCAGCCCAAGTTCGACGCCCAGGCTTGCCGCCCCATTGGTGCGGAGGCCTTGTTGCGCTGGGAGCACCCGCAGCATGGGCTGCTGCTGCCGGACCGCTTCATTGGCTTGGCGGAAAAAACCGGTTTGATCATTCCCATTGGCGAGTGGGTGTTGCATGAAGCCTGCCGACAGATGCGTGCCTGGATGATGCAAGGGCACGAGGACTGGCGCATCGCGGTCAACCTTTCGGCTATTCAGTTCTGCCATGCCGGTCTGGTCGACAGCGTTGCCCGCGCCTTGCGCGAAAACAACCTGCCGGCCAACCGGTTGACCCTGGAAATCACCGAAACCACCGCCATGCATGACGCCGATGCCAGCCTCACGGTGCTGCAGCGTCTGTCCGATATGGGGGTGGATCTGTCCATCGATGATTTCGGTACCGGCTATTCCAGCCTGATGTACCTCAAGCGCCTGCCAGCCAACGAACTGAAGATCGACCGAGGTTTCGTGCGCGACCTGGAACAGGACAGCGACGACGCGGCGATCGTTTCGGCAATCGTCGCGCTGGGTCAGGCCCTGGGCTTGCGGATTGTCGCCGAAGGTGTTGAAACCGACCGTCAGCAGGCTTTCCTGACACGCCTGGGCTGCGATTCGTTGCAGGGGTATCTGTTGGGGCAGCCTGTGCCGGGTGAGCAGTTCATGGCGGCACTTGGTACAGAGATCCGTGCCTCAGAGGGGCTACTAACTAGTATGATCCGGCTGCGGTCTGGGATGCTTTGGCTGCTCTGGAAACAATGCTGACTTAACTGGCCAAGGCCGCCCTGTCTTACTTGAGCCCATTAGATTCAGTCCATGGTTGCATGGCGTTTCGCAATGGGAGTATCCAGATGGGTAGCAAAGCTATAGTCGTTTCGTGTTGCTTTCTTATGAGCACATTAATCTCTGCGTCAGAGGATAGGCGGGCTCCAATATCAGGCAATGGGGCAACGCTCGACCCTTACTATTACGTCAGCGCCGAAACGTTGAGACTGGGCAAACATGGCCAGCTCATCAAGTATAAAGAAATCGACCCACCAGCCGGCTTGGAGCAGGCCAGTCAAAACTTCCTGGCTATTTATAAATCTGCCAAAAATGACGCTACCAACTCGCCGGTGGCGGTATCGGCTGTAATAGCCCTGCCAAAAGGGAAGAAGCCTGCCGGGGGATGGCCGATCGTGAGTTGGGCGCACGGTACTGTTGGAAGTGCAGACAAGTGCGCACCGTCGATGGACAACCATTTAATTGCCGATACACCCGCTCTGCGCCTGCACAAAGTCATCAATCGTTCGCCGCATGTCATGTTGAATGCTTTTTTGGACAACGGTTGGGCAGTGGTGATGACGGACTATGAAGGCTTGGGGACCGAAGGCCCTCACCCTTTCCTCAATGGTGCTTCGCAGGCGCGCTCGGTGCTCGACGCAGTTCGAACGGCGCGCCAGCTACCAGTCATCAAGGGGCGGGCACCTTTATTTTCTCGCAGCTTCGCAGTTGTTGGCCACTCTCAAGGGGGCAGGCGGCGTTGTTTGCCGGGCATCATCACGAGCGCTGGGCACCCGAACTTGATCTGGTGGGGGTTGCCGCCATTGCGCCCGCTTCCAGGTTGTTGGATCTGCGCTGGCTACCGGGTCTGGCATCTTCCAACGACAAGGCACGAGCAGCTCTGCCCTTTCTGGTACTTGCCACTCATGGTGTAAGGCGCGACGTGCCTGGGCTGGATTTGACGAAAGTGTATACACCAGCGGGTTCGCGATTATTCAATGAGACGGCGGACTCGCTGTGCCGGACAGAACTCAGTAACTCACAGTGGACAGCCGAAGGAGCCGAACTGTTCAGGCAGCTGGATATGACGGAACTGAATGAGTCACTTGCTGCCATGCACCCGGATTTATCGATTGCTGTGCCGATTCGAATTTCACAGGCGGCTCATGACGAGCGGGTGACTGCGGTAAACACGAGGGCACTCGTGAAGGCGAGCTGGAACTCACGAATGCCAATACGCTCCATGACCGCGCCGTGTGTTACCAGGAGTATTCGCATGTTGCGTCAGCAGACGAGGCCGTGTTGGGCGATCATTTCGGCATTTTCAAGACCGATATCAGTAATATGATCGATTGGCTTGAGATGCGCTTCGCCAAGCGAGTGCCGAGCCAATGCCAGGCATCCTCGTAAAATGGCAATAGGATGTGATGCAGGTTGATACAGCCAAGTTCTAACCTGCCTGCTGCGTCGAACAGAAAGGCACGAAAGCCTCCATCTCGGCCTCGACGGCTTCGATGATTCGCTCAACGTCCGAGGCCGCCATGATGGCCGCACACGGGATGCCGGCGATGGCGAGCAGGGTTTGCCCGTGGCGCGGTCGAACAGGCGGGCGACCATGCTGCGCGGCGCATCCATGCTGGCTTCGAAGCCCAGCGGTGGAAATGCCAACGCATCACCTGGCAGGCGTTGGGGAACGTCATCTTGTTCATGCCAGCCTCCTTGGCCCACTCCTGGGCGCGGTGATCGAGTGGCTGCGTGTGCGGTAACCGGGAACCTAAACATAGCACCTGGACCGCCATTGTCCCGTGCCATTCAAGACAAATGCATGAATGCATGACGGCGGTCACAGATGTGTCATACGTGCCATTTGACAAAAAAGTTCAGGCAAACGTTTTCCTCCAAGGCCGGCCGCCAGTTGCGTGATGGCCTCTGCTATGTTTAACCACAGTCGGCGCACAGTGTTTTCGGACAAGCGGTGCGAGCTGGGCAGACAGGAGACAGTCATGCGCTATTCCACGCTCACGCAACGCATCGCCGGCGACGCCGCCGCTGCCTGGGATATCCACTATCAGGCTCAAGCGTTGCGGCGGGAGGGTCGCGAAATCTTCCTGCTGTCGGTGGGCGATCCTGATTTCGACACGCCCAAACCTATTGTCGAAGCGGCGGTGAGCAGCCTGCGCCGAGGCGAAACCCATTACAGTGACGTGCGTGGCAGCCTGGCACTGCGCCAGGCCATTGCCCGGCGCAGCGGCCCGCAGGTGACGGCGGACCAGGTGGTGGTGCTGGCGGGCGCGCAATGTGCCTTGTATGCCGTTGCCCAATGCCTGTTCGAGGCTGGTGACGAGGTGATCGTCGCCGAACCCATGTACGTCACTTATCACGCCGTGCTTGCCGCGTGTGGCGCCGTGCCGGTGCCGGTGTCGGTAAGCCCCGAGCTGGGATTTCGGCTCGATCCATTGGCCGTGGCCCGGGCCGTCACGCCCCGTACTCGCGGCTTGATGCTCAACACCCCGCACAACCCAACCGGCGCCGCCATCTCGGCGCAGGACATGGCGCAGCTTGCGCATGTCTGCCGTGAACATGATCTGTGGCTGGTGTGTGACCAGGTCTACAGCGGGCTGCTGTTCGAAGGCGAGGCGGTCGACCCGGCCAGCCTGCCGGGCATGGCCGAGCGCTGCGTGATCATCGACAGTTTGTCCAAGTCCCATGCCATGAGTGGCTGGCGGATCGGCTGGGTGGTCGGGCCGCTTCAGCTCGCGGCGCACTTGGCCAACCTGGCCATGGCCATGCTGTTCGGCTTGCCGGAGTTCGTCATGCAGGCGGCCTGTGTCGCGCTGGAGCAAGACTTGCCCGCCGTGCGGCAGATGCGCGAGGCGTACCGGCTGCGCCGTGACCGGGTGTGCGTGGCCTTGGCCGATTGCCCGGGCATACGGGTTCATCGTCCGGCCGGTGGCATGTTCGTCATGCTCGATATCCGTGGAACCGGGCTCAGTGCCCAGGCGTTTGCCCAGCGCTTGCTGCTGGAGGAAGGTGTGTCGCTGTTGCCGGGGACGCCTTTGGCCCCAGTGCGGCGGGGCATGTGCGCATGGGGCTGGTGCTTGAGGCCGAGCGTCTGGAGGGGTTTGCCAGCGGATTTCCGCCTGTGTCCACCGCTTACTGGTTGAACATCGCCGTTTGAAGGCTGAATCTGAGAATCACTGGGTGTAACACCGAACCTTCCACTGAAGCGTTCAACTGCCGCGTAGCCAATCCACCCAGGTTGCTGAAGCAGGAGGACTTTGGAAATTATGGAATGGTGAGTTTTGAGACCACCTTTGGATTAGTGCGAAAAGGTCGGGGAGGACGTC includes:
- a CDS encoding lipase family protein, which translates into the protein MSTLISASEDRRAPISGNGATLDPYYYVSAETLRLGKHGQLIKYKEIDPPAGLEQASQNFLAIYKSAKNDATNSPVAVSAVIALPKGKKPAGGWPIVSWAHGTVGSADKCAPSMDNHLIADTPALRLHKVINRSPHVMLNAFLDNGWAVVMTDYEGLGTEGPHPFLNGASQARSVLDAVRTARQLPVIKGRAPLFSRSFAVVGHSQGGRRRCLPGIITSAGHPNLIWWGLPPLRPLPGCWICAGYRVWHLPTTRHEQLCPFWYLPLMV